Proteins from a single region of Macaca thibetana thibetana isolate TM-01 chromosome 4, ASM2454274v1, whole genome shotgun sequence:
- the BVES gene encoding blood vessel epicardial substance codes for MNYTESSPLRESTAIGFTPELESIIPVPSNETACENWREIHHLVFHVANICFAVGLVIPTTLHLHMIFLRGMLTLGCTLYIVWATLYRCALDIMIWNSVFLGVNILHLSYLLYKKRPVKIEKELSGIYRRLFEPLRVPPDLFRRLTGQFCMIQTLKKGQTYAAEDKTSVDDRLSILLKGKMKVSYRGHFLHNIYPCAFIDSPEFRSTQMHKGEKFQVTIIADDNCRFLCWSRERLTYFLESEPFLYEIFRYLIGKDITNKLYSLNDPTLNDKKAKKLEHQLSLCTQISMLEMRNSIASSSDSDDGLHQFLRGTSSMSSLHVSSPHQRASAKMKPIEEGAEDDDEVFEPASPNTLKVHQLP; via the exons atgaattataCAGAGTCCAGCCCATTGAGAGAATCAACTGCCATAGGTTTTACACCTGAGTTAGAAAGCATCATACCTGTGCCTTCCAATGAGACCGCTTGTGAAAATTGGAGAGAGATACATCATCTGGTTTTTCATGtagcaaatatttgttttgcAGTTGGGTTGGTTATTCCAACTACTCTTCACCTTCATATGATATTTCTTAGGGGGATGTTAACTCTAG GATGTACCCTTTATATTGTCTGGGCCACTCTCTACCGATGTGCCTTGGATATAATGATCTGGAACTCTGTGTTCTTGGGTGTCAACATTTTGCATCTGTCGTATCTTTTATACAAGAAGAGACCG GTGAAGATTGAAAAGGAACTCAGTGGCATCTACCGGCGGTTGTTTGAACCACTCCGtgtgcctccagatttgttcagAAGACTAACTGGACAGTTTTGCATGATCCAAACCTTGAAAAAGGGCCAGACTTATGCTGCAGAGGATAAAACCTCAGTTGATGACCGTCTGAGCATTCTCTTAAAGGGAAA AATGAAGGTCTCCTATCGAGGACATTTTCTGCATAACATTTACCCCTGTGCCTTTATAGATTCTCCTGAATTTAGATCAACTCAGATGCACAAAGGTGAAAAATTCCAG GTCACCATTATTGCAGATGATAACTGCAGATTTTTATGCTGGTCAAGAGAAAGATTAACATACTTTCTGGAATCAGAACCTTTCTTGTATGAAATCTTTAGGTATCTTATTGGAAAAGACATTACAAATAAGCTCTACTCATTGAATGATCCCACCTTAAATGATAAA AAAGCCAAAAAGCTGGAACATCAGCTCAGCCTCTGCACACAGATCTCCATGTTGGAAATGAGGAACAGTATAGCCAGCTCCAGTGACAGTGACGACGGGTTGCACCAGTTTCTTCGGGGTACCTCCAGCATGTCCTCTCTTC ATGTGTCATCCCCACACCAGCGAGCCTCTGCCAAGATGAAACCGATAGAAGAAGGAGCAGAAGATGACGATGAGGTCTTTGAACCGGCATCTCCAAATACATTGAAAGTCCATCAGCTGCCTTGA